A genomic segment from Glycine soja cultivar W05 chromosome 18, ASM419377v2, whole genome shotgun sequence encodes:
- the LOC114397437 gene encoding F-box/kelch-repeat protein At3g06240-like → MNTYIPRELTEEILMKLPVKSLVSFKCVRKEWNNLISDPEFAERHFKYGQRTEKLMITTSDVNHFKSINPIKSLHDESSCQSLSLSFLGHRHPKPCVQIKGSCRGFLLLESCRTLYLWNPSTGQNKMIQWSSNVSFITPGDSFLFCHGLGYDPRTKDYVVVVISFAEYDSPSHMECFSVKENAWIHIQLAADLHYKSCKFWTGRNNLTGTFFNNALHWFVYNYEAYMHVVLAFDLVGRTFSEIHVPNEFEFKMYCQPHALNVVGGSLCLCVTREMGQVEASIQIWELKQYTDHTSWTKTNTLIINDIWFGLFLPICNAENGCIVGSDHAGVLVKWNQDGEVEEQRSFDYIRDGYQVIAYRETLFTI, encoded by the coding sequence ATGAACACGTATATTCCAAGAGAGTTAACTGAAGAAATTCTGATGAAGTTGCCTGTGAAGTCTCTTGTAAGCTTCAAGTGTGTGAGAAAAGAGTGGAATAATCTGATTTCTGACCCTGAATTCGCAGAGAGACATTTCAAGTATGGGCAACGGACAGAGAAATTGATGATCACAACATCTGATGTTAACCACTTCAAAAGCATTAACCCCATTAAATCCTTACATGATGAATCTTCCTGCCAATCATTGTCCCTTAGTTTTTTGGGCCATCGTCATCCTAAACCTTGTGTTCAAATAAAAGGTTCTTGCAGAGGTTTTCTTCTTCTGGAATCCTGTCGTACTCTTTATCTGTGGAATCCATCCACAGgtcaaaacaaaatgatacaATGGTCTTCCAATGTCTCCTTCATTACCCCTGGCGATTCCTTCTTGTTCTGTCATGGTCTTGGATATGATCCAAGAACAAAAGATTACGTGGTGGTTGTAATCTCCTTTGCCGAATATGACTCTCCAAGCCACATGGAGTGTTTCTCAGTTAAAGAGAATGCATGGATACATATTCAACTTGCTGCAGATTTGCATTACAAATCATGCAAGTTTTGGACTGGCCGCAACAACTTAACTGGGACATTTTTTAACAATGCCCTCCACTGGTTTGTTTATAATTATGAGGCATACATGCATGTTGTTCTTGCCTTTGATTTGGTAGGAAGAACTTTTTCAGAGATACATGTGCCGAACGagtttgaatttaaaatgtatTGCCAACCTCATGCTTTGAATGTAGTTGGAGGATCACTGTGTCTATGTGTTACGAGGGAGATGGGGCAGGTTGAAGCTTCAATTCAAATATGGGAATTGAAACAATACACAGACCACACATCTTGGACAAAGACGAATACTTTGATTATCAATGACATTTGGTTTGGTTTATTCTTACCAATATGCAATGCTGAAAATGGTTGTATTGTTGGAAGTGATCATGCTGGCGTATTGGTCAAATGGAATCAAGATGGAGAGGTGGAAGAACAAAGATCATTTGATTATATTCGTGATGGATACCAAGTGATTGCGTATAGAGAGACTCTTTTTACAATTTAG
- the LOC114394415 gene encoding pentatricopeptide repeat-containing protein At2g31400, chloroplastic-like, with protein MASTPTPRPHFSSVPPRPSSNNNQRRYHSQNRSHHRRNNNQNRWSSSSTRYYSSPASSAGAGIPSAAATASAAFLSSLSPWLGAQKTRLAPEFSGRPSNRNPGKMNSGGPRAVPNNQQHSKAAEEVLHSLTNAGNDVAAIDNVLLNYRLYVAEDYVYLLKEFANTGDLLLATRTYNFAMSRATDNTFMGKLTSNMIRTLGRLKKIELALNLFEESRNRGYGNTVYSFSAMISALGRNDCFSEAVSLLRSMGNFGLEPNLVTYNAIIDAGAKGELPFEIVVKFLEEMIAAGCLPDRLTYNSLLKTCVAKGRWQLCRDLLAEMEWKGIGRDVYTYNTYVDALCKGGRMDLARHAIDVEMPAKNILPNVVTYSTLMAGYSKAERFEDALNIYDEMKHLLIRLDRVSYNTLVGLYANLGWFEEAVGKFKEMECCGIKNDVVTYNALIEGYGRHNKYVEVRKLFDEMKARRIYPNDLTYSTLIKIYTKGRMYAEAMDVYRELKQEGMKTDVVFYSALIDALCKNGLIESSLRLLDVMTEKGSRPNVVTYNSIIDAFRIGQQLPALECAVDTSFQANEHQIKPSSSRLSAGNFQDQKTGNNDEIMKMLEQLAAEKAGLMKKDKRSRQDSFYLVQIFQKMQEMEIKPNVVTFSAILNACSCCETFQDASKLLDALCMFDSHVYGVAHGLLMGHGQGLWNQAQTLFDELEHLDSSTASAFYNALTDMLWHFGQKLGAQTVVIEGRNRNVWKGGWSTECLDLHLTSCGAACAMVHTWLLELRTTVFGGQKPPPILSILTGWGKHSKVVGNGTLRKAVEALLNGIGAPFQISECNLGRFKSEGPEVTAWLRQPSTLNVLLLHDCIVYSQPVERNQTFNIPSLGAQ; from the exons ATGGCGTCAACCCCAACTCCCCGACCCCACTTTTCCTCCGTCCCCCCTAGACCCTCCTCCAACAACAACCAGCGCCGCTACCATAGCCAAAACAGGAGCCATCACCGCCGCAACAACAACCAGAATCGGTGGTCTTCTTCTTCCACCAGGTACTATTCCTCACCTGCATCAAGTGCAGGTGCAGGTATTCCCTCTGCAGCTGCCACTGCCTCAGCTGCATTTTTATCTTCCCTGAGTCCGTGGCTTGGTGCCCAGAAAACCAGGCTCGCTCCCGAGTTTTCCGGCCGGCCGTCCAACCGGAACCCGGGGAAGATGAACTCCGGCGGCCCGAGGGCTGTCCCCAACAATCAGCAGCACTCGAAGGCGGCCGAGGAGGTTTTGCATAGCCTCACCAATGCTGGTAATGATGTTGCTGCCATAGATAATGTGTTGCTTAATTATAGGCTTTATGTTGCTGAGGATTATGTTTATTTGCTTAAGGAGTTTGCCAATACTGGTGACCTATTGCTAGCTACTAGGACCTATAATTTTGCCATGAGTAGGGCAACCGATAATACTTTCATGGGGAAGTTGACCAGCAACATGATTAGGACCCTTGGCAGGCTAAAGAAGATTGAGCTTGCCTTGAATTTGTTTGAAGAGTCTAGGAATAGAGGGTATGGAAACACTGTTTATTCCTTTTCTGCTATGATTAGTGCACTTGGTAGGAACGATTGCTTTTCGGAGGCAGTGAGTTTGTTGAGGAGCATGGGAAATTTTGGCTTGGAACCCAATTTGGTTACCTACAATGCCATTATTGATGCAGGGGCTAAAGGGGAACTTCCCTTTGAAATAGTTGTTAAGTTTTTGGAGGAGATGATAGCTGCTGGCTGTTTGCCAGATCGGCTTACTTACAATTCACTTCTCAAAACTTGTGTCGCGAAGGGTAGGTGGCAACTGTGTAGGGATTTGTTAGCTGAAATGGAATGGAAGGGGATTGGTCGTGATGTGTATACTTATAATACATATGTGGATGCGTTGTGTAAAGGTGGACGGATGGATCTTGCCAGGCATGCTATTGATGTGGAGATGCCTGCTAAGAACATTTTGCCCAATGTGGTGACTTATAGTACTTTGATGGCTGGATATTCTAAGGCTGAGCGCTTTGAAGATGCCCTAAATATATATGATGAAATGAAGCACCTGCTGATTAGGCTGGACAGGGTGTCTTACAATACACTGGTTGGACTATATGCAAATCTTGGTTGGTTTGAGGAGGCAGTTGGTAAATTCAAAGAGATGGAGTGTTGTGGGATAAAAAATGACGTAGTAACTTATAATGCACTGATCGAGGGATATGGAAGACATAACAAGTATGTTGAGGTCCGAAAATTATTTGATGAGATGAAAGCAAGACGCATTTATCCTAATGATCTAACTTACTCaacattgattaaaatataCACTAAAGGTAGAATGTATGCTGAGGCGATGGATGTTTATAGAGAGCTCAAGCAGGAAGGCATGAAGACAGACGTTGTATTTTACAGTGCTCTAATTGATGCTTTATGCAAAAATGGTTTGATTGAATCTTCTCTGAGGCTGCTGGATGTGATGACGGAGAAAGGAAGTAGGCCAAATGTTGTGACTTACAACTCCATTATTGATGCATTCAGAATAGGACAGCAGCTGCCAGCTCTGGAATGTGCTGTTGATACTTCTTTTCAAGCCAATGAACATCAAATTAAACCTTCATCTTCTAGGCTTAGTGCTGGTAACTTTCAAGATCAGAAGACTGGGAACAATGATGagatcatgaagatgttggagcAACTTGCTGCTGAAAAAGCAGGTCTTATGAAGAAGGATAAGAGGAGCAGGCAAGACAGTTTCTACTTAGTGCAGATCTTTCAAAAAATGCAAGAAATGGAAATCAAACCAAATGTTGTCACATTTTCAGCCATCTTGAATGCTTGCAG TTGTTGTGAGACATTTCAAGATGCTTCAAAGCTGTTAGACGCACTCTGCATGTTTGATAGTCATGTCTATGGTGTAGCTCATGGGCTACTTATGGGTCACGGGCAAGGCTTATGGAATCAGGCTCAGACACTATTTGATGAACTCGAGCACTTGGATTCTTCAACAGCATCTGCATTTTATAATGCTCTGACTGATATGTTGTGGCATTTTGGTCAG AAACTAGGGGCTCAAACGGTTGTGATTGAAGGGAGAAACCGAAATGTGTGGAAAGGGGGCTGGTCTACTGAATGCTTGGATCTACATCTAACGTCCTGTGGAGCAGCCTGTGCAATGGTGCATACATGGTTGCTCGAATTGCGTACCACTGTTTTTGGAGGCCAGAAGCCACCTCCAATATTGAG TATATTAACTGGATGGGGCAAGCATAGCAAAGTAGTTGGCAATGGCACTTTAAGAAAGGCTGTTGAGGCACTCCTAAATGGCATTGGTGCACCCTTTCAGATTTCTGAGTGTAATTTGGGGAGGTTTAAATCAGAAGGACCTGAAGTGACTGCTTGGTTGAGACAACCTAGCACATTGAATGTGCTGCTTCTCCATGATTGCATTGTTTATTCTCAACCAGTTGAGAGAAACCAAACATTTAATATACCATCTCTTGGAGCACAGTAG